From the genome of Biomphalaria glabrata chromosome 1, xgBioGlab47.1, whole genome shotgun sequence, one region includes:
- the LOC106051082 gene encoding tripartite motif-containing protein 2-like isoform X2, producing MTSECTPLTAMILIQDEDTRQYSEIENTISSDTHTTYDLNSTVSAQEDTSQQSQEDNWEVRTGGDFISGSISNVEVTAEQNQTSSASLTTSGNTDPLGVDTELSQDNPNYVEIETTITTTSNPDPHSSHQNNREVAEDRNMSEENLRLEEKLRQFQNDVKKDENDDTKGTYNTMQLSESEKQRRRNLIFDEERFEETFLKCLICREIYNEYDKLPKMLHCHHTFCMDCLYQMYRVEGEFRQSLTGVFRAMPMTVKIHCPTCREGILISEPELKRLPNDHTIMELLCFVSQTNKNEVQYCTKHQMQPLNFFCEPCIMPVCCDCTVIDHKESKGHVVVNVDEAMNKYAPIVDETLDDIRSERAILAEKREALEGAQDDIDQIQRDLTSQIRKVFDGIREVLDERERELYDVADTEIDRKREILDGHMRILLERDAELNSGFTELQHAKEDKDISLIFTGQKSARDVLSRQVDIPLNSTKGFSVTFQFSGRTENVIKQQIVNLGDIIFHS from the exons aTCGAGAACACTATATCAAGTGATACACACACAACGTATGATTTAAACTCTACTGTATCGGCTCAGGAAGATACCAGTCAGCAATCACAGGAAGATAATTGGGAGGTCAGAACTGGAGGTGACTTTATTTCCGGCAGTATTTCAAATGTTGAAGTGACAGCCGAACAAAATCAAACGTCATCAGCGTCACTGACCACTTCGGGTAACACCGACCCACTAGGGGTGGATACTGAACTGTCCCAGGACAATCCTAATTACGTAGAGATTGAAACAACCATCACCACCACCTCCAACCCTGATCCACACAGCAGCCACCAAAACAACAGGGAAGTCGCAGAagacagaaacatgagtgaAGAGAATTTGAGGCTGGAAGAAAAACTGCGCCAGTTTCAGAATGATGTCAAAAAAG ATGAGAATGACGATACGAAAGGTACCTACAACACAATGCAGCTTTCAGAGTCAGAGAAGCAGAGGAGACGTAATCTAATATTTGATGAGGAGAGGTTCGAAGAGACGTTTCTCAAGTGTCTCATCTGTAGGGAGATCTACAATGAGTACGACAAGCTTCCCAAGATGCTTCACTGTCACCACACATTCTGCATGGACTGTTTGTATCAGATGTACAGAGTGGAAGGCGAATTCAGGCAGTCCCTGACTGGCGTCTTCAGAGCAATGCCCATGACAGTCAAAATTCATTGCCCGACATGCCGTGAGGGCATTCTTATTTCAGAGCCAGAGCTCAAGCGTCTGCCGAACGATCACACTATCATGGAGCTCTTATGTTTCGTCAGCCAGACCAATAAAAACGAGGTCCAGTACTGCACAAAACACCAAATGCAACCTTTGAACTTCTTCTGCGAGCCGTGCATCATGCCGGTGTGCTGCGACTGTACAGTCATCGACCACAAAGAGTCTAAAGGTCACGTGGTTGTCAACGTGGATGAAGCGATGAACAAGTACGCCCCCATTGTCGATGAGACTCTGGATGACATCCGATCAGAGAGAGCCATCCTTGCTGAAAAGCGCGAGGCTCTGGAGGGTGCCCAGGACGACATTGACCAGATCCAGAGAGACCTGACCAGCCAGATTCGAAAAGTCTTTGACGGCATTCGGGAGGTGCTGGACGAAAGAGAACGTGAGCTCTACGATGTGGCAGACACTGAGATTGACAGGAAGCGGGAGATTCTGGATGGGCACATGAGAATTTTGCTTGAGAGAGATGCTGAGCTGAATTCAGGATTCACAGAGCTCCAGCACGCTAAAGAAGATAAAGACATCAGTTTAATCTTTACAGGGCAGAAGTCTGCTAGAGATGTTTTGTCTAGACAAGTTGACATTCCTCTCAATTCTACCAAAGGATTTTCTGTCACCTTTCAATTCAGTGGTCGTacagaaaatgtaattaaacaGCAAATAGTCAACTTAGGAGACATTATCTTTCACTCCTGA
- the LOC106051082 gene encoding tripartite motif-containing protein 2-like isoform X1, giving the protein MSCYSYGLRRIFGVTYTGRRLILLNGIENTISSDTHTTYDLNSTVSAQEDTSQQSQEDNWEVRTGGDFISGSISNVEVTAEQNQTSSASLTTSGNTDPLGVDTELSQDNPNYVEIETTITTTSNPDPHSSHQNNREVAEDRNMSEENLRLEEKLRQFQNDVKKDENDDTKGTYNTMQLSESEKQRRRNLIFDEERFEETFLKCLICREIYNEYDKLPKMLHCHHTFCMDCLYQMYRVEGEFRQSLTGVFRAMPMTVKIHCPTCREGILISEPELKRLPNDHTIMELLCFVSQTNKNEVQYCTKHQMQPLNFFCEPCIMPVCCDCTVIDHKESKGHVVVNVDEAMNKYAPIVDETLDDIRSERAILAEKREALEGAQDDIDQIQRDLTSQIRKVFDGIREVLDERERELYDVADTEIDRKREILDGHMRILLERDAELNSGFTELQHAKEDKDISLIFTGQKSARDVLSRQVDIPLNSTKGFSVTFQFSGRTENVIKQQIVNLGDIIFHS; this is encoded by the exons aTCGAGAACACTATATCAAGTGATACACACACAACGTATGATTTAAACTCTACTGTATCGGCTCAGGAAGATACCAGTCAGCAATCACAGGAAGATAATTGGGAGGTCAGAACTGGAGGTGACTTTATTTCCGGCAGTATTTCAAATGTTGAAGTGACAGCCGAACAAAATCAAACGTCATCAGCGTCACTGACCACTTCGGGTAACACCGACCCACTAGGGGTGGATACTGAACTGTCCCAGGACAATCCTAATTACGTAGAGATTGAAACAACCATCACCACCACCTCCAACCCTGATCCACACAGCAGCCACCAAAACAACAGGGAAGTCGCAGAagacagaaacatgagtgaAGAGAATTTGAGGCTGGAAGAAAAACTGCGCCAGTTTCAGAATGATGTCAAAAAAG ATGAGAATGACGATACGAAAGGTACCTACAACACAATGCAGCTTTCAGAGTCAGAGAAGCAGAGGAGACGTAATCTAATATTTGATGAGGAGAGGTTCGAAGAGACGTTTCTCAAGTGTCTCATCTGTAGGGAGATCTACAATGAGTACGACAAGCTTCCCAAGATGCTTCACTGTCACCACACATTCTGCATGGACTGTTTGTATCAGATGTACAGAGTGGAAGGCGAATTCAGGCAGTCCCTGACTGGCGTCTTCAGAGCAATGCCCATGACAGTCAAAATTCATTGCCCGACATGCCGTGAGGGCATTCTTATTTCAGAGCCAGAGCTCAAGCGTCTGCCGAACGATCACACTATCATGGAGCTCTTATGTTTCGTCAGCCAGACCAATAAAAACGAGGTCCAGTACTGCACAAAACACCAAATGCAACCTTTGAACTTCTTCTGCGAGCCGTGCATCATGCCGGTGTGCTGCGACTGTACAGTCATCGACCACAAAGAGTCTAAAGGTCACGTGGTTGTCAACGTGGATGAAGCGATGAACAAGTACGCCCCCATTGTCGATGAGACTCTGGATGACATCCGATCAGAGAGAGCCATCCTTGCTGAAAAGCGCGAGGCTCTGGAGGGTGCCCAGGACGACATTGACCAGATCCAGAGAGACCTGACCAGCCAGATTCGAAAAGTCTTTGACGGCATTCGGGAGGTGCTGGACGAAAGAGAACGTGAGCTCTACGATGTGGCAGACACTGAGATTGACAGGAAGCGGGAGATTCTGGATGGGCACATGAGAATTTTGCTTGAGAGAGATGCTGAGCTGAATTCAGGATTCACAGAGCTCCAGCACGCTAAAGAAGATAAAGACATCAGTTTAATCTTTACAGGGCAGAAGTCTGCTAGAGATGTTTTGTCTAGACAAGTTGACATTCCTCTCAATTCTACCAAAGGATTTTCTGTCACCTTTCAATTCAGTGGTCGTacagaaaatgtaattaaacaGCAAATAGTCAACTTAGGAGACATTATCTTTCACTCCTGA